From Camelina sativa cultivar DH55 chromosome 7, Cs, whole genome shotgun sequence, one genomic window encodes:
- the LOC109125458 gene encoding uncharacterized protein At3g60930, chloroplastic-like — MAGTSDPSFSPESESEQLIRRTSIRIAQIGESSKSGSEIPLLLTRCSAGASSSQTPLLIRHEDGSAELTQDMLSQEEDQFAPLGISIEDIDPLLDHERRTGGDKSLSSIKTVNDMLNACGLFNSNVTILIPRADRRPWNSPEGYICLYEGYFTECRLLFPIPALISLYAQRRRIAICQFVPGAICNFMDALTIAAEVGVNIGVQCFEQLSNFKLSKSPHRWEVNMRPAHNFLIGNRVNKFKKWANHYFYIRVDQYSLVNPLGFHRRVWNENPDRPFCATCLAPDYHPVRNALLSGNNRRWEFITRIRVETAMGKPRTTFPSFTSSLGQTAEPAGSRVIESDSLQIVRRETQAAIEVDVDHPRDRTDVDPVQDRTVVDPTRAPEENVDIVDVAKDDTLPLALGNADPPNNEQDVPQLGAGSKKKKRKQKKKKQIGDDSVAEPQSVVNRNRSAEDAGLESADRFHLARENDKTDRFAFEYFGDTPLVTNRDASGELFRTLKISNRILPSVDELEFKQAFLDVAESHLMVCLIIFFNLFKLCAGKTDVCSLNPQTAARMNMLTQLYDRQAKTDKKSGFELEKVKECAEQIRVASEAKDERIKELEALIAKKDCIIAKSELRIGELNSRALTLEEEKSELQGACDELKIQLDFEVKRLRRDHLEKVERTAKKADTRLDKVKAYLVEQEKIRPLVNMLNQAIGVQETVQYLIEKGTVIPEERIAEIDKNKAKAEETIKAIDVLELNENDLVMSPDQLGYGLLHPGTMAPDSVHHPYGSNAESFQADLTGALDA, encoded by the exons ATGGCGGGCACTTCGGATCCCTCTTTTTCGCCGGAAAGCGAAAGCGAACAATTAATTCGTCGCACCTCCATACGCATTGCGCAGATCGGAGAATCCAGTAAATCGGGCTCCGAAATCCCACTACTTCTAACTCGCTGCTCGGCTGGAGCCTCATCGTCACAGACTCCTCTACTAATTCGCCATGAAGACGGGAGTGCCGAGCTGACTCAAGATATGTTATCACAGGAAGAAGATCAGTTCGCACCTTTAGGAATCTCAATCGAAGACATCGATCCTTTGTTAGACCATGAAAGACGAACTGGAGGCGACAAGAGTTTGAGTTCGATCAAAACCGTGAACGATATGCTGAATGCATGTGGTCTATTTAACAGCAACGTCACAATTTTGATTCCTCGAGCTGACCGGCGCCCCTGGAACTCCCCAGAAGGGTATATATGCTTGTACGAGGGTTATTTTACCGAATGTCGCCTCTTATTCCCAATCCCAGCGTTAATATCACTCTACGCCCAAAGACGCAGGATAGCGATCTGCCAGTTTGTCCCTGGAGCCATTTGTAACTTTATGGATGCCCTTACCATAGCAGCCGAAGTCGGAGTCAACATCGGAGTTCAATGCTTTGAGCAACTATCCAACTTTAAGTTATCAAAGAGTCCGCATCGCTGGGAAGTGAATATGAGGCCGGCGCACAATTTCCTTATCGGTAACAGAGTGAACAAATTCAAGAAGTGGGCAAACCACTACTTCTACATCCGCGTCGATCAGTACTCACTCGTTAATCCATTGGGTTTCcatcggagagtgtggaatgaaaatcctg ATCGTCCATTTTGCGCAACGTGTCTAGCTCCAGACTATCATCCCGTCAGGAACGCTCTACTATCCGGGAACAATCGTCGGTGGGAATTTATTACTCGTATCCGTGTTGAAACAGCGATGGGCAAACCCAGGACAACATTCCCAAGTTTCACGAGTTCGCTGGGACAAACTGCAGAACCAGCCGGGTCACGTGTCATTGAATCCGACAGTCTCCAGATCGTTCGCCGAGAAACTCAGGCTGCCATCGAAGTCGATGTCGATCATCCTCGGGACCGGACTGACGTCGATCCTGTTCAGGATCGGACCGTCGTCGATCCTACTCGGGCCCCTGAAGAAAATGTCGACATAGTCGACGTTGCGAAAGACGATACCCTTCCCCTAGCTTTAGGGAATGCCGATCCTCCGAACAATGAACAGGATGTCCCTCAGCTTGGAGCTGgatcgaaaaagaagaagaggaagcagaaaaagaagaagcagatcgGAGATGACTCAGTCGCTGAGCCGCAGTCGGTAGTAAACCGCAACCGCTCGGCTGAAGATGCCGGACTGGAATCTGCCGACCGATTCCACCTGGCAAGAGAGAATGACAAAACAGATCGGTTTGCCTTCGAGTATTTCGGTGATACCCCTCTGGTCACAAATCGCGATGCTTCAGGCGAACTCTTCCGAACCTTGAAGATCTCCAATCGAATCCTTCCGTCAGTGGACGAACTGGAGTTCAAACAAGCGTTCCTTGACGTCGCCGAATCCCACTTAATGGTTTgccttattattttctttaacttgttCAAACTTTGTGCGGGAAAAACTGACGTATGTTCTTTGAATCCACAGACTGCCGCCAGGATGAATATGCTGACTCAGTTGTACGATAGGCAAGCCAAAACCGATAAGAAGTCTGGATTTGAGCTCGAAAAGGTGAAGGAATGCGCGGAACAAATCCGAGTCGCCAGCGAAGCTAAAGACGAGAGGATCAAGGAGCTTGAAGCTCTTATCGCCAAAAAGGATTGTATCATCGCTAAATCCGAACTGAGGATTGGCGAACTGAATTCCCGAGCGCTTACtctcgaagaagagaaatcCGAACTGCAGGGAGCATGTGACGAGTTGAAAATCCAACTCGACTTTGAAGTTAAAAGACTTCGGCGGGATCATTTGGAGAAGGTGGAGCGAACCGCGAAGAAAGCGGATACTCGATTGGATAAGGTCAAGGCTTATCTAGTCGAACAAGAGAAGATTCGCCCCTTGGTAAATATGTTAAACCAAGCTATCGGAGTACAGGAAACTGTGCAATATCTGATTGAAAAGGGGACCGTCATTCCCGAGGAGCGAATCGCGGAGATTGATAAAAACAAGGCCAAAGCCGAGGAAACTATCAAAGCGATTGATGTCCTCGAACTGAATGAAAATGACCTCGTCATGTCCCCGGATCAGCTCGGTTATGGACTTCTTCACCCCGGAACGATGGCTCCGGACTCCGTCCACCATCCGTATGGCTCCAATGCCGAGAGCTTCCAGGCTGATCTGACCGGTGCCTTGGATGcttaa